GTGTTCTCCAAatgaatgtaaacaaaaacCTCAATATTCTTATTAACAAAGAAAATCataaatacagataaaataaaataaaataaaataaaataaaataaaataaaataaaataaaataaaataaaataaaataaaatatcaacaccaaaaaaaaaatcaaataaagaaACATTCAGAATTGTGCAGACTAGGTTGATGAGAAATTCATCCTCTTGTCCTTTAAAATCGGGTCATCCTTTTTAATGGGATTCCTCCAAAGCCTTTTAGAACAGAGATTACACTTATTAGATAAACTAAAACAGAGAACATATTGATACTTACGATATAGATTAGTCGTGTTTTAATCCCAACTACCTGATTATTTCAATCCAAGGACAAAGCTGCAAACATCCAGCAAGGGCCTTAGCTCCtgatgtgttgatgttattggcctccagactggaaaaaaaaaaagattatattaTCTGTGTTTTGCTCAGAAATAGATCTTGATATGCAACAAGTGCTATACATCCAGTCTAATGATCAAAACACTTACTCAAGTCTTTTCAGTTTACTGCATTGTGGCAGAACTTCAACCAGCTTCAGAGCCACATCATTTTCGCATGAATTCCAGGACATGCTGAAGACACACATGGACAGTACAGTAAATGTGAATTATGATGAAAAATTGGAATTTAATAGAGATTATAAACCGATGTACCTGATGTCCTCTATTGAGGTACAGTGTTTGAGGCAAGATGCAACATTGACCAAGTCTGAGGTTCCAATGGAGGTTAAGCTGCAAATAAGTATTTAGGCAAAACTATAAGAAAACAATATATCACATACAGATCAGCTTATAATAGGCTGCAGAATTGCAAAGTCTTCTATTTAGTTTCATGAAAAGTGTATATAATAGTACAGGGCATCTTACTCTAGTTTTTTCAGTGCCTTCATGCTGACCAGACCCTCACAGAGACTTGAACAACCTTTTGAATCTATCCTGTTCACAGAGAGACTTCGAAAACACAGAAAGGAAATGGAGAGATTAGATAACACAATTAGACCATTTAACCATGAGCATTTGAGTAATACTATTACACACTCAGAATACACTTAGGATACTAAGCGAGAATAAAGAGTGGATCgataacactgaacacatcaggCTTGAAAATAACAATGcttaaagaaacaaaaggtTTGTTCTGTTCCATATAACTAGCCCATAAATCACTATTAAACTTACTTCAATTCAGAAAGCTCCGAGAGCGATGGAAGAACCTGACCCAGTACAGCAGCAAAACTCTGACCAAGGTTGTTTTTGGAAAGGCTGAACATAAGAATACATAGTTCATCAACAGAGTTTCAACTTTTATATGATTCCAGCTTATTACACACAGCATTTTGTGTGACATAATGCCATATGGACCATAGATTACTTTATATTTTGCAAATGCAACGTAAAAAGACTAGAAAGAAGGTGGATGTAAGAAGGTGACTGTGATCAGTTTTTTATCTTACTTTATCTGTTGCAGTGCTCTGCAGTTTGATAGCGCGTTCACCAACATCTCTCCAGCACGGTCGTTCACACAGTTCTCTGATagactacacaacacagagagaatggtGATGGTGAAAAAAACATTGTCAGATAAGAACTTACAGCTTGGAATTTGGTAGAAAAAGGAAGCTTTTGGGTAGTGAAAACATTGCATGGCTAGTTTCATCATTTCCACTAGAGATCGCTATTTCATCACTAATACATATCAGAAAACACATCCAAACAAGCTTAACTTAAAGAGTACaggaaaatcattttaaatactaACTTACTTTATCTTTCTCAGTCTAGTCCATTTCGGGATGTGTTTCACAAGCTCCTCAATCCCTTGATCACCAATTCTCAATCCGATCAACctagtaaaaaataaagcatgtacAAGCACTTAGCACATTTTCATATTTGGGCTGAAACCAATGATATCCATACGTATACATTACCATACCATAGATTTACAAAATTAGAGAGtcgtttattgttttattgttgtaatGTATCATTTATTGAATTAGCATGGGTTTAAATGTTTTGTCAGCATTGGTTCATGCTCCAGGTTAAGCCTTTCAGACATATTTgcttaaacagaaaaaaaaaatcactgtttatatgatttttttgtgtgaagGTAGCGTGGTGCCTCACAGATTAGCACTGCTTAGGTCCTTGGTTTGATTCTGAGCTCTGGTGTCTATGTGGAGTTACTCTGAATAACTAAGGTTTGAGTGCAAGTGTGAATGAGGACATTCATGGTCCCATGTGATTAGCAGAATATATTCCttgataaataatgataaattagTTACAAATGATGAATAAACAATGTCTTTGCTCTAAAGATCTAGCGcaattaattataaatgataaattatatattCCCCACTGTAGATTAGGGCATCTCTGTCTGTGCCATTGTACAATTTGGAAGGTAAGAAAGTTTGTGAAAAGGCATTAATTGAACAAGTTACAATGATCACACATTgcaaaaaaatagatatattaCCAGGTGAAAGTATGTTCAGTAGAGTTAAATCTATCTCATATCGTCTTTTATAAAGTTACAGCAAAGCAAATATAGgattattaaacatatttctgGAAATTTTGTACTAATGGAAAGCATTAAATTTTCTTATTCTATTGGCAGatagttttgcttttttttttcttagaaacaaatgcttaaaatgagaaaaaatatcTGCCAATAGAACCAAACTAATCTCGAAAGGAGTacaaatgtctagaaataggtttaataatattatattggtTTACTGTAATCATATAACTGGAAATACTAGATTAATGGGATATAGTCAAGCTATTTACACTTGCTATTTACACTTGCTATTTACACATGCTATTTTATTGCCTTGTACTCTCGCTGCCAAGAGAACAGATATAATACAGTCTGCACCCATGCTCACTTGAAGCAAAACCCAGATGAGAGCAACAACCAGATGTTCTGAGCTCAGTATCAGGTTCAGGAAATAGTGGCAGAGTAAAAAATGTGTGATGGGGATTTCTGCAGAACTATGTAGAGCatgattttctttcatttctctcattttcttatAATCGCAGATAGACATAGCAAAATGTAAATTGCTAGAGAAAGGAAAAGTAACTGAATCTCACTCTATCTCTTCGAGCTCACACAATGTGTGCAGACTAGCCAGCAGACACAGAAACCCACTTCCGTCCTTCGAGATTGTCTTAATattcaaactgaaaaataaaaccaccATAACAGAAGTATGAGGGTTGTACAAGTGAAACGAAATAgtggaataaacaaacaaacaaataaaagtcAACAAACAAATCTCTGTAACATTCCTAAAGTGTATGGGAGTCAAGTTTACTTACCTGATCTTTTTAAGTGATGTCATGGCCTGGAGGCCGTGTGCAAAGGAAACTAAGCTTTCTTCATCCAGTTCTAAAGAGTCTAGCCTTTGGAGAGAGATTACACCATGATGACTACCTCTAACACAACTACAGCAGTAAACAGCACCTGCTTGCTATATTTTACTCAAAATGAAACAAGATGTAGAGGATGCTTACTGAATTTCCTCCAGAAACTGGCACTGGATCAGACCATAGACCAAATCACGCCCTCCTGCTGCTGTACAATTCAAGCACTGCAAGAGACTAGATTGAACAAAGACCCACAGTGTCACTGATGTAACACAACACTTTTACATCAAATTTGGCCCTGACCTGCTATTTGTATGACTAGATTAGATGGTCAATAGTTGGCTGGTTCAGGTTTAAGATATGAATTAAGGTCTCTTTTGAGGTATAGGGGCGAGTAGGAAGGGGAAATCATGCCTGTATAAGTGAGAGGATGAACtgtatttaattacaaaaaaaaaaaaactgaacagcTATCGGGTGAGGTGAAGAGTTATCTAAATATAGAACAGAGACAATCTGTACATTCAGCTGTACAGGAGACTGTCAAGGGTCCTCGTGGTATATAATGAATGCAAAACAAGAGGTGAAGTAAAATTCTTATTCTATctagctatttttattttatctgctTTACTTatctaattaaatattaaatattattttttatgtaaacaaacatttactgtgtgGTGTAATTCATCAAgtttatttatccattcatcGACAGTAAGCACATTATCTTACAGATTGTCGTCTGTTCAGACTTCCCTTCACTACTGTAGAAGTAAAGTCTCGACAAGATAGATTACATTATAAGATAAACAAAATAGGTGCAGCCTGTGTGTCAGGTCAAAACAAGTCAGGTCTTACTTCATGCCATTATCTGAAATCTCCCAACTTTTATGAGTCGTTTTAGGTGAATTTGTGAATTACTTCTTACCTGAGTGATCGTATTCTTGTCAAACCTTGAAGGGCATTTCTTAATACTGCAGCTCCACTGTCTTTGATTACATGATGGGACAAGCTAGGAAACATTTGAAAAGTTTTAGAAACCAGTgtgaaacaaaaatatatttggCATTGGAAGTGAAAAGTTAGTTTGAATGCATACCATACAAAAATTTGACTGTGCATTAAAATAGGCATGTGAGTGCTATACCTCAGTAATTCTACGTGCTTTTGCATCTGCTGTAATGCAAATATCACTGCTTCATCTTCTGTTTCTCCCTTAGAGCTTAGACTGTggaaacatttaaaacattttatgacAAGCTGAATTAAACTGGAGCAAATTTACAAAATTGGCAATCATTTGTCACCTGAGGATCTTGAGATTCTTCAGTGAGGGAAGAACTGATGTGAGAAACTCTGCACCATCTGCACCCATGGTCAGCTGAGAAAACCTTGGAAAAAATTCAAGAAAGAAGTACTGATACACCAATAGTGTGAAAAACCTAGTATACAGTTAGGGCTTTCTTTAATTAGCATACTGTAATTGCTGCAGAGATGTACACTTCTGGACGGTAGACTGCAGTGAGGATAAGTGCTGCCCCTCAACTTCACAGTCATCAAAGCTGAAGAAAGGAGAAGGAAAATACACTCAATATGTACAAAGTATATGAATATTCACCCATAATAAAGTCATCTAAGGGCCTGGTAAAACGCTATACAAGCAGTTTAGGTCTGCAGTTTTGCATACACACAAGACATTTTTCATACAGAACTGGTGAAATTGATAATtatctatataaaatatagactCACCTTATAGAGCGCACAGCGGACAGAGAGATATTTCCATTCTCATTAGGGActctaaaagtaaaaaatgcaGCATGTAATGTTATTGTCAAATGTTTACTCAGTTATGAAGAAATAATCAGAAGCAGGTGTAAATTTCAGAGTggtaacacaccacaccacaccaccctgAGACTTACGTGGCAGAGGTGAGACTTTCAACAGAGAGGTTAAGCCATGTTTTTTCAACTCTGCAAGAAGATAAGATTTTCACATTAAATGGAGCTGAATAAAAAGAAGGATTTTGTATCTCTCGTATACCTGTAAATAATCGTAGTCATGGAGTCAAACAAAGGCTTGGGAACAACAAATATAAGTACATAGAAACAAGCTAACTGATAAgtctacataaataaaaaaatcatttaaggCTATCATAACCAAGAcgtataaatgaaaaatatgcatttcattttcaacattaaaaaatttttttattcaaaatgtttatatttctgtaaatctgctttgagacagttgAATTCTCTACATATCTATGTCGCTATAATTCCTGCTTTTTCTAAGAGATTGGGTATGACTCTACACATGGAGAAACTCAAAGCTTCGATAAACATATGATCTGTATTTCTTTAAGTATTTCTTCCCATTGTTTGCTAAGGAGGAGACACTCACTCAACccatttttgtgtgtatgaacCGTTTATAAATGCAGCCCCAGGTAACGTTGCTTCTGAAtgagattgtgtacaggtgtttgCTAACCTGTTTGGCAGGTGAGCGTATAAAACTTTAACCGAAAatttttacattaaacaaattattaaaCAAAGCAGGATTAGAATCGGATTAGTCTAAATAGTCAATGAAAAATATGTATACTGTTTTCTGTAGCTAATTTGCTAATGAAAGACTAGTCTGCTTATAGCATAAattcaaagaaataaatatgttataaatataaaaaatatgcaaatgtgtCCATAATGGAGAAATAAATGCtcattaaaaaatagaaaaaagagtGACCTGGAACAGAGAATTGTAGCAActgcaaaaaagaaaatgtgctgtttgacaaaaaaaatatccattaaTTAACACTAGTGGTGTTAATTAATGCACGTGTGTAATTATGCACAATTGTATATGGGTGTGGTCCATGTGCTGAAGATTACATGGGCGGGAAAGTATTCAAAGACTTGGACACTGGTGTGAAATCATTACTGTCATTTTTTAGATTTGAAAAACTTTTTTGGAGACGTTAGACAAAGAGACACACCTGATTTCCTTTATATGTGGATTCAGTTGCAGGCAGCCTGCCACAAGGCCAACTGCGACTTCCCCTTTGATCCATGGCTCCATTATTCTAACAttcaaataacaaaaacaggCTTGATCAAAAGGTATACTATAAATGCTGATGGCTAGATATCCTGACCTGCTGCATCATACTCACCGAATTATTCTATGATCAGAACCTCTACACAGATTAGAAACTAAATGCTTAACTGCCTCAAGGTTCAAAGAATTGTTTCTTAGCctgaaaagaacaacaacaaaaaaaacaaaataaattaaaatgtatctTAACATGAAACATGTGCAGTatacacataaaataaataaataaatgtgagtgtTAGTACATGTGTGCGTAAGATTCTTACTCTAAAGTTTGTACTGAGCTCAGTGCAGCCAAACCATTCAGAAGAATGTTCAGACATTGACTTTGTAAAGTGCAGCATGATAACCTAGTGAAGAGAAATCAAACCACTGAACAACACAGACATCACTCAATGagaattcattttttaattaaagagtgccaatttttactaaaatgtagaaataaatgaataaatcgtCTTACTCTAGTTTAAGATTGGGACAAGTGGTGAGTATTTTCAAAAGATTTTCCACATGGTTCGACTCAAAACAGCAATGCCTCAGACTACAGTATGTGaacaagacagaaagaaaaaagaaacacaaaaaaaaataagccaGGGTGAAACAGAAACGAAAAGTTAAATATGTAAGTAAATGTGATCAGGCATCAAATCACTATAAAGCATTTTCACTCTCCATTTCATTAGAATTATAGCGAGCAAAATTGGCATGTTGAGGCTGTACCTACCTCAAAGTTTTGCCTGTCAAATTCTTCTGTACAAAGCAAATTAAGGCCTTCTGCTCCTCCTTTGCAAGACTAAGAAGATTTAGAATAAAAACTCAATATAATTGCCAGTTTGCTGAATTATTCAGAAGCAGTAATTAAACATTGAGAGTCTCTCACAGACTTTCTAGTCACAAACTCAGGAACGGCACAAGAGAATGGACTTCTTAAGCTTTACCTCACTTCCACGGCAGCCACCCTTTCACAAGTCTTCATTAAACTCAGCAGTTCGAGCGCTCCTACTTCGGTTAGACAGTTATCATTGAGGctgtggaaaataatcagtggttACATCActggaaatatatataagaaGCAGCTACTGCTCTGGTCTGGCTAAGTTAGTATTGATTAGGCTATATATAAAAGATGCATAATAGATAGCATGCCCAGcaatttttaacattttgcaacccactgcagggcacacacacacacaccgggtaatttagagactccaatcggcctagaagcatgtctttggacggtgggaggaaaccagagcacccagaggaaacccacctagcacagggagaacatgcaaactccacacacacagtgagcgggagcaagactcgaacccaggactggaggtgtgaggcgaaggTGCTAACTGTGCCGCTTACATTAATTTATAACAATACACaatcatttatttcagaaatgtATCAGTAGAAATGTACTGATCAGGATGGATACTAGAGCATATATAAATCATTCTATAAAATAAGGCTGTTTAAAGACCACTAAAGTCTAAAGGTATCTGTCAGTACCTACGTATAAGGTATAAATATACgtacatataaaatatgtaGAAACTATATCAGatgatgttaaaaaataaaactgtaatacaTTATACAGATACAGCACTAAATACATCTTAATAATGTTATTCTTCCATGTATGGTGCAAATAAAGTGAATCAGAAGACGTGGGATTCGGCTGATCTTAAAGATGCACcttgaaataaaaaaggatgcagctttaaaaaaaaaaaaggcatgacCGAAATTCAGCACATGTAGTATAGCTAACATGATGGTAAAAAAGAGCAGCAACATCATGCTGCACCATTGTGCACCAAACAGTTTCAGAACGTTTATTAGACATACAGTTTCAGTTAGTGTTTGCAGAGATACACCGAAGACTAGCAGCGCTCACCACATCCACGTATCAAACAAAGCCATGAGACAAACATTGCCTTTACCTCACGGAGCTGGAGATTTGAATCTTGGGCAGGAAATGAACAAAGGTCTTCACATCTTCATCTTTAAGGAAGTTACTCGATAGACTACATCaggaacaaaaaagaaatgcattGTTATGCTTAAATTATGAAAGAGAGGATTTACGGTAATTAGTTGCTGATAGCTGACAGACTTTGAACTGGAAAACACCTACTCTAGATCAGTCAGATGATGACACTGTTCCAGTATACCACAGAGCTTTGCCAGATTGGCACTGCCCAGCATGTAATGGTTAAACCTGTTTATTAAAACAGAAACAAGACCATGTTTTTCAGCTATTATTAAAGTGTGCATGTCTAAAGTTtcggtttcttttctttcctttggaCTCACTTGCAAATTGCAGCTTCTGCTTTGCCTTGGCCGAACTTAACGAACGCTTCTCCCAGTGGTCTATAAACAGATACAACAGCACTTATAATGAAACCTCGCTTGCAGGTAACAGGTAGATAGAATGGCAGCATTCGGGATGTAAGTgttcagtggttcagtgtgCAGGTGTGGGAGAAGTACAGCTGATAAAAATAGTTGATTCATACCACCAAAACCATGCAACTCTAAAATACAAACAGTGGCCAAATGACCTACTTTTAATTCAACTAATGTctcttataaataaaataaataaattcaaacaaAATTAGTttatcactttttataaaacatttttcttttaatggaCATAGAGTTTAAATAAGCTTGTCCTACAACTTTTAACAAGTCTTGGCAaaacatgttttatattttattgtacagAAGTGCCTCATTATTTCATTTCCGTTCTACACTGGAGTTACTACAATGAAGAAACCTCTACATTTGCACTGCGTGGGAGAAAGTGAGGAAAATTTGCGTAGTCTTCTGTAATAAAACTATTTTAGAAAATTTGGTCCACTTCCTGACTAGGACTAAAACACAAcgatttttttctgtaattcaTCTGCATTTCTATTTAAGTTTGAgcattttaagtatttttaatGTACTACTCATGTTGAGCAAGCATCCTGCTGTGTATctggttgttgtggtgatgcagtgctttcttcacacacactgagggaAATAACTGAAAAATAGTTTCGCCAGTGGTTACAGGGAGGGTGTGTACATAAATCAATTGTGGCGATGAAAATACAGACAGAGTATGTGCGGGGAATGTAAAAGCAAATGTCGTCATGAAAGCAAATTGAAATCTTGGACACTGTGCAATTTAGAAATCCTGCACAGATGCATTTTTTATTAGATCCAAAAAGTCCAGGACAAAGAGGATGTACGGTCACCTTAATATACAGTAGATGCAGATCTTATATCAATTACCTGAGTTGCACAGCTGTTGTCCGGTGACAATCAGAAAGCAACTGGAGCAATAACAAAGCACTATCTGTTGACATCTGGGTGTGATTTAATCTAGAAGAGATAAGAAAGCAATAACAAATCACAATTCAGAAattgtgtagtttttttttttttttaaataatccaaCTGAATACAAATCCTTACTTTAGGAGATTGAGAGTCGACATGTCTGGAAGGAACCTTAGTAACTTCTCAACAGACTCATCTGTTAATGTTCCATGAGAGAAACTTCAACAGAAAACAATAaggaaaacatatttaaaaagtaataataattataataataataataagctactGTGGCATATTTATAGATCGGGGGGACTGACAGTGAACTCACTCCAGTTCTAGTTGATTTGGGCACTTGAGCAGACTCTTACACAGTTTGTTCATACCAGTAGAGGGTATGTCACTTTCTGTTAACCTGAAATGACATAAAAGGTAAAAGCATGAAGCTTCTCGAAATGAACATTTGTCGTGCAAATCAATAGTGTTATGTACTAATCCAGGTAGCATTAACATTCTACCTGAGTTTCTTGCGAAGATTATCACACCCATCTGAAGTTAAATGTTTTAACTTATCACTGCAGGAAAACAGTGTAGTGTTACGAATAATATCGTGACATCAGAGCAAAGAGATGCAGAGCAAAACAGCTTTTGCAGTACCTCCTACTGTTGCTAAATGTCAAGACCAGTTTCTTTTTCCCGTTATGGCTAGAAACAAACAGAATGCCATTATTACTCTTAAACTACTACAATCACTCATTATGATAGGGTCTCCATTATTGTTGTCGGTGTTACCTTGCTTCTATTTCAGTGAGGTTTTTCAGAGTACAGAAATAAGATGAAAGAAGCACCACTCCATCCATATCCACTTCATTCTCACTTACACTGCATTTAAGGACAACATTTCACAATCACATTTATGTATATGTAGATATAACTCATCTGTGATAGCATCACAGATAGGAAATAAATAGGAAAGCAAACGGATTCTAAAATGATTTGTAACACACTCGATTTCTTGAATGGTGTCGGGAGTAGGCAGATTTTCTAGTAGCTTCCTTAGACCTTTGTTACCCAGCGAGTTGTAGGATAAGCTAATAGGCGAAAAAGGAAAGAtgtggtaaaaaaaagtttaagatgtgaaaaaaaagtaaattgaGCTGTGAAACtactgtgtggtgtataataACGCTTACTTTAGGACAGTGAGAGACGAGCAGCCTCTGAGCATTGTGCAGAGACTGTTCACATCCCCGCATTTCAGATTCCACTCATTcaagctaaacacacacaattaaggAGAGAAAAAGGTTTTTATACATGTTAACAAACATGTTTTTTACTTTTAGCACTAAAAATGTAGCATATCAAGTAAAATCATAAGTAGCTAGCTTGGTACAAaaatggtgcgaaaaacaacCCGCACATAATGTTAGTAGTACTTTTAACTGTTTAACATATTTGGACTATTTTTATGTTTTCCAGTAGGATAATAATTATGTTCGGTGGAAACAAAGAGCTACTGTAAATCTTTTCAGCATGTAGAAAAGGCGATTTTCTTATTCCAAACGTTTTCAGTAGGAAATAGGGAATAGGACGTGATTTAATGATTGTGAAGTCAGAGACAGCTGGATAGTCATTTTTCAAAGATTAAAAGACATCAATATACTGTGTTCATTTTTGGCATCCACATCAGATTATTTACTTTGAAGAAATGTCTTCAGATATTTTTGGTAGCAAATGTAACAGGACCTCGAATGGGCATAAAAAGTACACAAATGTATGAAAATGTGAGGCTGGCACTGATTTTACTTTAGCCCAGACTGTTCTTGCAGTGTATCATGCTAGATAATGCTAGATAAATTACAACCAGCAAAACCCCCATTGCTTTTCTGCATGTTTGGGCTATTTTTCAACCCATGTCACTGACACATCAATAACATGTCATCAGTGACTGAGAGCGAATATGTGAAATACAGTCACGAGtgtaataaatgaacaaatgaagtgg
The sequence above is drawn from the Hemibagrus wyckioides isolate EC202008001 linkage group LG04, SWU_Hwy_1.0, whole genome shotgun sequence genome and encodes:
- the nlrc5 gene encoding NLR family, CARD domain containing 5 isoform X2, coding for MEELDLEDDVLVVVAQEATAIVDVLCEQRINVLNHIYALVEPRTRERLQSKPSLRETISGVVEFFKTSKQQTCRHFLCTIWELCENIPLDLEIRILSIAGSSAGAWENNSHLLDSENSPRSHNAKRARLDQVQNYTNAVKSFLQKKFEKVTKDIKKKVCLDKTWLCWRPQKYSRVRDRHAKAQEGEDDSPEHKESVEVLLKKTGRVVMLSGQAGSGKTLLMHCLAHHWAQGSYPTIELLFLLEFRQLNLVSQPLSLHELLFRFFLPSEEDNEQSEAVLSYILTNPEKICLIFDGYDEFGARFKDPKEIDYGSINPYQQLPLADLLSALCSSKILPGCTVLVTCRPRDVFDLFGSSGYFVAELLGFNQQRVKEYTEEYFHEKGRDIKEKAVRLLMDSHHLLSMSHVPGLCHVCCVCLDHFLSSDMSQQPDTQLPTSLTQIYLHILSAFISRCQGCGSSDNHTPLLQKYRDQIAELSKLAMDGLEGSRIVFSAKELSPELMNFGANAGILSRVDLTCADGSRSLGCAFTHLTMQEFMAALHLMTSPDITDSQLKKKLNLKSRWTAKTDPKTVFTDSLHLYMCGLAAKACTSNLVLLEGSENARSTVPKRQDAVLKILQGFVFSGRQTGPKIIELCRCAHETQNTDLAKAVGSRDSFELRNIRLNPVDIDALAFVTSNANQMVCLDFGACSIEPDCLNIIPNCKKLENLIFRSRKYDDKIAEALSGILPKLESLKQLDFISAGLTNNGAAKLFNALEFCPQITHLNVSDNYLTDESVKKLTEMIPKLANLTSVKLGKNNITKTGIFMLIEKMAAFRNIKKVYSNAKKEINLLFYPSSPNKAITNDLNNTEESKDLILNEWNLKCGDVNSLCTMLRGCSSLTVLNLSYNSLGNKGLRKLLENLPTPDTIQEIDVSENEVDMDGVVLLSSYFCTLKNLTEIEASHNGKKKLVLTFSNSRSDKLKHLTSDGCDNLRKKLRLTESDIPSTGMNKLCKSLLKCPNQLELDFSHGTLTDESVEKLLRFLPDMSTLNLLKLNHTQMSTDSALLLLQLLSDCHRTTAVQLRPLGEAFVKFGQGKAEAAICKFNHYMLGSANLAKLCGILEQCHHLTDLDLSSNFLKDEDVKTFVHFLPKIQISSSVSLNDNCLTEVGALELLSLMKTCERVAAVEVSLAKEEQKALICFVQKNLTGKTLSLRHCCFESNHVENLLKILTTCPNLKLELSCCTLQSQCLNILLNGLAALSSVQTLELRNNSLNLEAVKHLVSNLCRGSDHRIIRIMEPWIKGEVAVGLVAGCLQLNPHIKEIRVEKTWLNLSVESLTSATVPNENGNISLSAVRSISFDDCEVEGQHLSSLQSTVQKCTSLQQLQFSQLTMGADGAEFLTSVLPSLKNLKILSLSSKGETEDEAVIFALQQMQKHVELLSLSHHVIKDSGAAVLRNALQGLTRIRSLSLLQCLNCTAAGGRDLVYGLIQCQFLEEIQLDSLELDEESLVSFAHGLQAMTSLKKISLNIKTISKDGSGFLCLLASLHTLCELEEIELIGLRIGDQGIEELVKHIPKWTRLRKINLSENCVNDRAGEMLVNALSNCRALQQINLSKNNLGQSFAAVLGQVLPSLSELSELNLSVNRIDSKGCSSLCEGLVSMKALKKLDLTSIGTSDLVNVASCLKHCTSIEDISMSWNSCENDVALKLVEVLPQCSKLKRLDLEANNINTSGAKALAGCLQLCPWIEIIRLWRNPIKKDDPILKDKRMNFSST
- the nlrc5 gene encoding NLR family, CARD domain containing 5 isoform X1 — encoded protein: MEELDLEDDVLVVVAQEATAIVDVLCEQRINVLNHIYALVEPRTRERLQSKPSLRETISGVVEFFKTSKQQTCRHFLCTIWELCENIPLDLEIRILSIAGSSAGEGAWENNSHLLDSENSPRSHNAKRARLDQVQNYTNAVKSFLQKKFEKVTKDIKKKVCLDKTWLCWRPQKYSRVRDRHAKAQEGEDDSPEHKESVEVLLKKTGRVVMLSGQAGSGKTLLMHCLAHHWAQGSYPTIELLFLLEFRQLNLVSQPLSLHELLFRFFLPSEEDNEQSEAVLSYILTNPEKICLIFDGYDEFGARFKDPKEIDYGSINPYQQLPLADLLSALCSSKILPGCTVLVTCRPRDVFDLFGSSGYFVAELLGFNQQRVKEYTEEYFHEKGRDIKEKAVRLLMDSHHLLSMSHVPGLCHVCCVCLDHFLSSDMSQQPDTQLPTSLTQIYLHILSAFISRCQGCGSSDNHTPLLQKYRDQIAELSKLAMDGLEGSRIVFSAKELSPELMNFGANAGILSRVDLTCADGSRSLGCAFTHLTMQEFMAALHLMTSPDITDSQLKKKLNLKSRWTAKTDPKTVFTDSLHLYMCGLAAKACTSNLVLLEGSENARSTVPKRQDAVLKILQGFVFSGRQTGPKIIELCRCAHETQNTDLAKAVGSRDSFELRNIRLNPVDIDALAFVTSNANQMVCLDFGACSIEPDCLNIIPNCKKLENLIFRSRKYDDKIAEALSGILPKLESLKQLDFISAGLTNNGAAKLFNALEFCPQITHLNVSDNYLTDESVKKLTEMIPKLANLTSVKLGKNNITKTGIFMLIEKMAAFRNIKKVYSNAKKEINLLFYPSSPNKAITNDLNNTEESKDLILNEWNLKCGDVNSLCTMLRGCSSLTVLNLSYNSLGNKGLRKLLENLPTPDTIQEIDVSENEVDMDGVVLLSSYFCTLKNLTEIEASHNGKKKLVLTFSNSRSDKLKHLTSDGCDNLRKKLRLTESDIPSTGMNKLCKSLLKCPNQLELDFSHGTLTDESVEKLLRFLPDMSTLNLLKLNHTQMSTDSALLLLQLLSDCHRTTAVQLRPLGEAFVKFGQGKAEAAICKFNHYMLGSANLAKLCGILEQCHHLTDLDLSSNFLKDEDVKTFVHFLPKIQISSSVSLNDNCLTEVGALELLSLMKTCERVAAVEVSLAKEEQKALICFVQKNLTGKTLSLRHCCFESNHVENLLKILTTCPNLKLELSCCTLQSQCLNILLNGLAALSSVQTLELRNNSLNLEAVKHLVSNLCRGSDHRIIRIMEPWIKGEVAVGLVAGCLQLNPHIKEIRVEKTWLNLSVESLTSATVPNENGNISLSAVRSISFDDCEVEGQHLSSLQSTVQKCTSLQQLQFSQLTMGADGAEFLTSVLPSLKNLKILSLSSKGETEDEAVIFALQQMQKHVELLSLSHHVIKDSGAAVLRNALQGLTRIRSLSLLQCLNCTAAGGRDLVYGLIQCQFLEEIQLDSLELDEESLVSFAHGLQAMTSLKKISLNIKTISKDGSGFLCLLASLHTLCELEEIELIGLRIGDQGIEELVKHIPKWTRLRKINLSENCVNDRAGEMLVNALSNCRALQQINLSKNNLGQSFAAVLGQVLPSLSELSELNLSVNRIDSKGCSSLCEGLVSMKALKKLDLTSIGTSDLVNVASCLKHCTSIEDISMSWNSCENDVALKLVEVLPQCSKLKRLDLEANNINTSGAKALAGCLQLCPWIEIIRLWRNPIKKDDPILKDKRMNFSST